The Alphaproteobacteria bacterium genome includes a window with the following:
- a CDS encoding acetate--CoA ligase family protein, which produces MSEHRLTPLLAPRSIALVGASPKQSTPGNDMIVMLSRGGYVGEVFLINPAYPEIDGKKCYASFADLPQSVDLAILAVGNARLEATLKEAVKAGARAAVIFASCYLENDSTPPLTERIAAIAHAAAMPLCGGNCMGFYNDSARVWAAGFPAARTAPPGGITFISHAGSVFGAFAHNDPRYRFNLVVSAGQELATAAADYLDYALEQPETKVAGLFLETVRAPERFVRALEKAAARDVPVVVLKTGRTETSAALALSHSGAIAGNDAAYDALFDRYGVIRVDTLDELGATLLLFAQGRRAASGGLAVIQDSGGERGLVIDLAADLGVPFARIGAETVKRLGTRLEYGLEPVNPLDAWGTGHDFTNIFADCFTALIEDPDTALGIFFNDLRDGFYIHDGFAEATRRAASVTGKPVAYATNFSQVRHDRAAVALGDAGIPVMDGTVPGLLAARHMLAYRDFKNRGDDPPPHVKPSRDWRARLANGPMDEAEALALLADYGIPVVSASVVDDVEGAVAAARRIGFPVACKTAMTGRHHKSDVDGVRLGLTSEDAVRAAYADFSQRLGQRVSIAAMAKPGVELALGFVNDAQFGPIVMVAAGGILIEVLRDARYALAPFGPATALRMLGRLKLRKLLDGFRGRPPANIEAAALAIARFSVLAAELADSIAELDVNPLIAGPEGVLAVDALVISKKE; this is translated from the coding sequence TTGAGCGAACACCGGCTGACCCCACTCCTCGCACCCCGCTCGATCGCACTCGTCGGCGCAAGCCCGAAGCAAAGCACGCCGGGGAACGACATGATCGTCATGTTGTCGCGCGGCGGATATGTCGGGGAGGTTTTCCTGATCAATCCGGCCTATCCCGAGATCGACGGAAAAAAGTGCTACGCGTCGTTCGCCGACCTGCCCCAATCAGTCGATCTCGCGATACTTGCGGTGGGCAACGCACGGCTCGAGGCGACCTTGAAGGAGGCGGTCAAGGCCGGAGCGCGCGCCGCTGTCATCTTCGCAAGCTGCTATCTCGAGAATGACTCGACGCCACCCCTGACCGAGCGGATCGCGGCGATTGCCCATGCTGCGGCAATGCCGCTTTGCGGGGGCAACTGCATGGGTTTCTATAACGATAGCGCGCGCGTCTGGGCAGCCGGCTTTCCTGCGGCGCGCACGGCACCTCCCGGCGGCATAACCTTCATTTCCCATGCGGGTTCGGTGTTCGGCGCCTTCGCCCACAACGATCCGCGCTACCGCTTCAACCTCGTCGTCTCCGCCGGACAGGAACTCGCGACGGCGGCGGCCGATTACCTCGATTATGCCCTGGAGCAGCCGGAAACGAAGGTGGCGGGGCTCTTCCTCGAAACGGTGCGCGCGCCGGAGCGGTTTGTCCGCGCGCTCGAAAAGGCAGCGGCCAGGGACGTGCCGGTCGTCGTGCTGAAGACGGGGCGCACCGAGACGAGTGCGGCGCTGGCGCTCAGCCATTCAGGGGCTATCGCAGGGAACGACGCCGCCTACGATGCACTCTTCGATCGCTATGGCGTCATCCGTGTCGACACACTCGACGAATTGGGTGCGACATTGCTTCTCTTCGCCCAGGGTCGCCGTGCTGCTTCGGGTGGGCTCGCCGTCATTCAGGATTCGGGCGGGGAACGCGGTCTCGTCATCGATCTCGCCGCCGATCTCGGTGTCCCCTTCGCGCGGATCGGCGCCGAGACCGTGAAGCGCCTCGGCACGCGGCTCGAATACGGGCTCGAGCCGGTCAACCCGCTCGATGCGTGGGGAACGGGGCACGATTTCACCAACATCTTCGCCGACTGCTTTACCGCGTTGATCGAGGACCCCGACACCGCACTCGGCATCTTCTTCAACGATCTCCGGGACGGGTTCTATATCCACGACGGATTTGCCGAAGCGACACGCCGCGCCGCGAGCGTCACGGGGAAGCCCGTCGCCTACGCGACGAACTTCAGCCAGGTGCGCCACGATCGCGCTGCTGTTGCTCTCGGGGATGCCGGGATTCCGGTGATGGACGGAACCGTGCCAGGCCTTCTCGCGGCCCGGCACATGCTCGCCTATCGCGACTTCAAGAACCGCGGCGACGATCCCCCACCGCACGTGAAGCCGTCCCGAGATTGGCGCGCCCGGCTTGCGAATGGCCCGATGGACGAGGCTGAGGCGCTCGCTCTTCTCGCGGATTATGGGATTCCCGTCGTATCCGCGTCGGTGGTCGACGACGTCGAAGGCGCCGTCGCTGCCGCGCGTCGGATCGGCTTTCCCGTTGCCTGCAAGACGGCGATGACCGGCCGACACCACAAGTCCGACGTGGATGGCGTAAGGCTTGGGCTGACAAGCGAGGATGCCGTGCGTGCGGCCTACGCGGATTTCTCGCAGCGCCTTGGTCAGCGCGTGTCGATTGCGGCCATGGCCAAGCCCGGTGTCGAACTGGCACTCGGCTTCGTGAACGATGCGCAATTCGGCCCGATCGTCATGGTGGCGGCGGGCGGAATCCTGATCGAGGTCTTGCGCGATGCGCGATATGCCCTGGCCCCCTTCGGTCCGGCGACGGCGCTTCGAATGCTGGGACGCCTCAAGCTTCGAAAGCTGCTGGATGGTTTCCGCGGCAGGCCGCCCGCAAATATCGAGGCAGCGGCACTCGCCATCGCTCGCTTCTCCGTCCTCGCGGCGGAGCTTGCCGACAGCATCGCCGAACTCGATGTCAATCCGCTCATCGCCGGACCCGAGGGCGTTCTTGCGGTGGACGCCCTCGTCATCTCGAAGAAGGAGTAG
- a CDS encoding fatty acid desaturase, whose translation MEDWVSKRGLTLIDSRRLKALSVRSDARGLAQLGSQLGAIGVTGILLALTWGSWWGVPVFIAHGILINCLYAGQHEMSHWTAFKSRWLNDVAGEAIGFIVIYPFIWDRWFHFAHHRNTQSWEKDPELLIRSPYTFGSYLLNLFGLSYWYGRVRSTVRLAMGIVPPYAHWLNEKQRGAVIVEARWHVAGYLAIAALSIAFGSWAAVQFWLAPMLLTKVVHQLQNVGEHTCLTHETDVLKNTRTLKGPFLMRWLMWNMSYHTAHHTFPGVPFHRLAELHRELEERLGAPVPTAGYLEAHLGIARTLWRDIEEPELVR comes from the coding sequence ATGGAAGATTGGGTATCGAAGCGCGGGTTGACGTTGATCGATTCACGGCGGCTCAAGGCGTTGAGCGTTCGCTCGGATGCGCGCGGCCTCGCCCAACTCGGCAGCCAGCTCGGCGCGATCGGCGTGACGGGTATTCTCCTCGCTTTGACGTGGGGGAGCTGGTGGGGCGTGCCGGTCTTCATCGCCCACGGCATTCTCATCAATTGCCTCTATGCAGGCCAGCACGAGATGAGCCATTGGACCGCATTCAAGTCGCGCTGGCTCAACGACGTGGCCGGCGAGGCGATCGGCTTCATCGTGATCTATCCGTTCATCTGGGATCGCTGGTTCCACTTTGCCCATCACCGCAATACGCAGAGCTGGGAGAAGGACCCGGAGCTTCTGATCCGCTCGCCCTATACGTTCGGCTCATACCTCTTGAATCTGTTCGGCTTGAGCTATTGGTATGGCCGCGTGCGCTCGACCGTCCGGCTCGCCATGGGCATCGTTCCGCCCTATGCCCATTGGCTGAACGAAAAACAGCGAGGTGCCGTTATCGTCGAGGCGCGCTGGCACGTCGCGGGCTATCTCGCGATCGCAGCACTCTCCATCGCATTCGGCTCGTGGGCAGCGGTCCAATTCTGGCTCGCACCGATGCTGCTGACCAAGGTCGTCCATCAGCTCCAGAACGTCGGCGAGCATACGTGCCTCACGCACGAAACGGATGTCCTCAAGAATACCCGCACTCTCAAGGGGCCGTTCCTGATGCGTTGGCTGATGTGGAATATGTCCTACCACACGGCGCACCACACCTTCCCGGGCGTGCCATTCCATCGCCTGGCGGAGCTGCACCGGGAGCTTGAGGAGCGCCTCGGCGCGCCGGTTCCGACGGCGGGATATCTCGAAGCGCACCTCGGTATCGCGCGGACTCTCTGGCGGGACATCGAAGAGCCCGAACTCGTGCGATGA
- a CDS encoding sugar phosphate isomerase/epimerase yields the protein MNNPTPTLEVYQSLWAMELRRPDGEERTLEESFEMVAAAGYDGMAIDFGATDVATAYKAKPLFEKHKLGCLLIAFPRSISALAPVLEMAKEFKAPFVNVIGKVMPISVEGMIPVVRRWIEMAETAGVTIHFETHRNCLTNDLFATLQLLDAVPEMTLSADLSHYVVGREFDFPIPQSMHELIRRIMQRAESFQGRVATREQVQVPIGFPQHKKYLDLFLGWWEEGFRMWRRRASPGARLNFLCELGPRDYAITGIDGYELSDRWDEALILRDHARAIWSKLDAEDRRGA from the coding sequence ATGAATAATCCAACACCGACACTGGAGGTTTACCAGTCGCTCTGGGCGATGGAGCTTCGCCGCCCCGACGGCGAGGAGCGCACTCTAGAGGAGTCGTTCGAAATGGTGGCCGCTGCCGGGTATGACGGCATGGCGATCGATTTCGGCGCCACCGATGTCGCGACGGCCTACAAGGCGAAGCCCCTCTTCGAGAAACACAAGCTCGGCTGCCTGCTGATCGCGTTTCCGCGCAGCATATCGGCCTTGGCGCCGGTTCTCGAAATGGCGAAGGAATTCAAAGCCCCTTTTGTCAATGTCATCGGCAAGGTGATGCCGATCAGTGTCGAGGGAATGATTCCGGTGGTCCGCCGATGGATCGAGATGGCCGAGACCGCCGGGGTTACGATTCACTTCGAAACCCATCGCAACTGCCTCACCAACGATTTGTTCGCAACCCTCCAGCTCCTCGATGCCGTGCCCGAGATGACGCTAAGCGCCGATCTCTCCCACTACGTGGTCGGGCGCGAGTTCGATTTTCCCATCCCTCAATCGATGCACGAGCTGATCCGGCGCATCATGCAACGCGCCGAATCGTTCCAGGGCCGTGTTGCGACGCGCGAGCAGGTCCAGGTGCCGATCGGATTTCCCCAGCACAAAAAATATCTCGACCTGTTCCTTGGCTGGTGGGAGGAGGGCTTTCGAATGTGGCGGCGGCGCGCATCTCCCGGCGCACGGCTCAATTTTCTCTGCGAACTCGGCCCGCGCGATTACGCGATTACCGGGATCGACGGCTACGAATTATCGGATCGATGGGACGAAGCGCTCATCCTTCGCGATCATGCGCGCGCGATCTGGAGCAAGTTGGACGCGGAGGATCGCCGTGGCGCCTGA
- a CDS encoding enoyl-CoA hydratase/isomerase family protein, whose protein sequence is MAPDPREGEQSEKVLLTEVDGRVGILTFNRPHVLNAFDARLIEAVGAAMTSFSTDPAIHAIVVRGNGRAFSAGFDLKASAARGPLTNVEWRETIETDFDFIMQFWDCEKPTIAAVHGFCLAGAFELALACDITVAAEGTRFGEPEVRFGSGVIAMLLPWIVGPKHAKELLLTGNDQITAERAREIGVVNHVVPAGEEFAKAMDIARDIAAAAPLSVRMTKRAINRGYETMGLRQALLAAVETDIFIESSAGPERTEFNRIRKEQGLKAALAWRDARFK, encoded by the coding sequence GTGGCGCCTGATCCCCGCGAGGGCGAGCAGAGCGAAAAGGTGCTATTGACCGAGGTCGACGGCCGCGTCGGCATCCTGACTTTCAACCGTCCTCACGTCCTCAATGCGTTCGATGCCCGGCTCATCGAAGCGGTTGGTGCTGCAATGACCTCGTTCAGCACCGACCCCGCAATTCACGCCATCGTGGTCAGGGGCAATGGCCGTGCCTTCTCAGCGGGGTTCGATCTCAAGGCATCGGCTGCGCGCGGTCCGCTCACGAACGTCGAGTGGCGCGAGACGATCGAGACCGATTTCGACTTCATCATGCAGTTCTGGGATTGCGAAAAGCCGACGATCGCGGCCGTGCATGGATTTTGCCTCGCGGGCGCGTTCGAGCTTGCGCTTGCATGCGACATAACGGTCGCAGCCGAGGGAACGCGCTTTGGCGAGCCGGAGGTGCGATTCGGCTCGGGCGTCATCGCGATGCTGCTCCCGTGGATCGTGGGACCGAAACACGCGAAGGAATTGCTTTTGACCGGCAACGACCAGATCACTGCCGAACGCGCCCGCGAGATCGGGGTTGTGAACCACGTCGTCCCGGCGGGCGAGGAATTTGCCAAGGCAATGGACATTGCGCGCGATATCGCCGCGGCCGCGCCCCTCTCGGTTCGAATGACCAAGCGGGCGATCAATCGCGGTTACGAGACCATGGGCCTGCGCCAGGCCCTTCTCGCGGCGGTCGAAACCGACATCTTCATCGAGAGCAGTGCCGGCCCCGAGCGGACCGAGTTTAACCGCATTCGAAAAGAGCAGGGCCTCAAAGCCGCACTTGCCTGGCGCGATGCCCGATTCAAGTGA
- a CDS encoding acyl-CoA dehydrogenase family protein: MDLTLSPDEETLKEKAKAFAERFLFPHEEELEMAGHLPAETLARLRQAVVDHDFNAINHSREDGGQGLSIFGQTLVNEELGKATNGLWAIVWHPAYPLRFGTSAQKREYLIPSCEGRRRGSFAITEPGAGSDPRLVQTRADRRGGKYYLSGEKWFVTTGDYSDYLIVHAHVDGDADKPTLFLVDKALPGVRIKRVPKFMHTYVFEHPEFVFDEVELDEGSRLGEVG, encoded by the coding sequence GTGGACCTCACGCTTTCGCCGGACGAGGAGACCCTCAAGGAGAAGGCGAAGGCGTTCGCCGAGCGCTTTCTCTTTCCCCACGAGGAAGAACTGGAGATGGCAGGCCATCTGCCCGCCGAAACGCTTGCCCGGTTGCGCCAAGCGGTAGTCGACCATGATTTCAACGCCATCAATCATTCCCGCGAGGATGGCGGCCAGGGCCTGTCGATATTCGGGCAAACGCTCGTCAACGAGGAGCTTGGCAAGGCAACGAATGGCCTCTGGGCCATTGTGTGGCATCCGGCCTATCCGCTTCGATTCGGCACGAGCGCGCAGAAGCGCGAATATCTCATCCCGAGCTGCGAGGGAAGGCGGCGCGGCTCCTTCGCGATCACCGAGCCGGGTGCGGGTTCCGATCCCCGCCTTGTCCAAACCCGGGCCGACCGCCGCGGGGGCAAGTACTATCTTTCCGGCGAGAAATGGTTCGTCACGACGGGCGATTATTCGGACTATCTCATCGTCCACGCCCATGTCGACGGCGATGCGGACAAGCCCACGCTCTTTCTCGTCGACAAGGCGCTTCCGGGCGTGCGGATCAAGCGCGTTCCCAAATTCATGCACACTTACGTCTTCGAGCATCCGGAGTTCGTCTTCGACGAAGTCGAACTCGACGAGGGCAGCCGTCTTGGCGAGGTAGGCC